The Drechmeria coniospora strain ARSEF 6962 chromosome 02, whole genome shotgun sequence genome has a segment encoding these proteins:
- a CDS encoding ABC bile acid transporter, which produces MHILSSPPPRPTPLSPFLAACSLHLSPRRRIQDGRPASRPRRLDLSSARLASSPSKRRCLPRPPRPRLSLQAAPEPAPWHLLSGSPWQAGASPRASRSCPSCPCEGKHEQACVSPRRPGISRRRRPRISRRRRPDLSRRRRPSATLRHAAAPRRRPDEAALPRPAMELSGSRPGGLSSDLFLYPDAPMYALGGSVPGARASLLAPTESSIGWALTALSLAVLLLYASHGRLVRLLPPWARPFAAEEAPPWGLKRRWWTHWTLVLALVALAGLVVAAVSACLRPRRPGAFVKLVPWLSVALITASGRPTSTPRILLLQYFLMLGAGFAAYAVRFLDHAVGALDAFELAGLGLCLAAVVAIGNMPLRDPSWDAEDIGNPHLPPSHHVRSPEDNLSLFRFWSMSWVFPLADAARRAELAVEDVWQLPLEFQHTRLYTAFGELRGRLIPRLVEANGLDLVISTALAVVERVAEVTNIRLTSMLYAALDRGLTDEAYFWCLVMLSIDLLRQLSKTTSSWYSRKAYERSRGETFIGLFGKLLTRAVPGSDVTERGPAEDDVLPGNPPESRRRAAAGLLARCCGRRRSRPPVQPPHQPASNAKVVNLVRGDTYEISQRFWDFPKLVAQPVKVLFTLYFLVDIMGWPSTVGFALMAVFLTTNSLLVRETIKMERVRTAHSDKRAQAVSHFVEASRPLKLNGWTASWSRRIMRFRALEMRKRLQMARVAAVISTTNVLGGALYPLASICLYTLVLRRGLPNDVIWPSLQLFGQLEASVREAFSLASAYWKATIPIERVNRYMAEPDRDVSRPDARDEMRVEFRNASFSWPSTGHVVLRDVTLSLGEGLTVVRGEVGAGKSSLLLAALNEMELQGGELLRPDAPVGYAQQLPWLQNKTIRENILFHQPFDSSRYQEVVHACALATDLAGFPYGDQTKLEEGGVGLSGGQKARVSLARAAYSSCRILLLDDPLAPLDHDTATTIVRRFLRGPLAEGRVIVMVTHRDDLVLRIADQVVDMADGRASVLSKEQVELELAHPMHAPVAGPGDSEDATESAHEQLPEEEHVPGVKEAPEEAPETGSVPLSVYFGYMRAGGWHMWILLALFYGVSRCLDIARARLLEAWGGDTAYPATALGGYWGLPNPAVHPQVWLLVLGALSLGQVAAYAVAQLLLAKISVDAAQGLFEKAIERVSGATFRYYDVTPTGQLKNRLISDMGMVDGGILAPLESFVYSLIALTLSMVAITTHQPQLLLLVGAVALLYVHFFRYYVPVSRSLRRMEMRYLTPIIANIGVMQDGLVTIRALRVEGHFQDRHLEAVDDFQKQDHFFWSMAFWLDFRLSMSSASTRAAMILFMIWRGTPASAIGFVLTQTVIAMVSVQQLCEKFAQLQLDAVSLERVKALDRIPMEPTGDEDPPDDWPRPCDDIIFEGVSFRYADGLPDVLDEVTFEIPGRSTCAVLGRTGSGKSTVANALLATQTAHQGRVRIGGTDLATVSRTALRSRVTFIQQDPTLFPGTLRDNLDPEGKFSDDACLRVVGRVLGPIWRLDSAIDAGGKNLSQGERQLVGIGRAVLRRSGLVILDEATASIDRRTAALMQRILREELAESTVITIAHRLEAVEDATWRLRLERGKVVECGPAAGESASR; this is translated from the exons ATGCACattctctcctctcctcctcctcgaccgacaCCCCTCTCGCCATTCCTTGCCGCCTGCAGCCTTCatctctcgcctcgccgtcggatccaagacggccggcctgcgtcccgtccccgtcgtctcGACCTCTCCTCGGCACGCCTcgcctcgagcccgtcgaaGCG CCGAtgccttcctcggccgcctcgcccccGACTCTCCCTCCAAGCCGCACCTGAGCCCGCCCCGTGGCACCTTCTGTCGGGCTCGCCCTGGCAGGCTGGAGCATCGCCTCGAGCGAGTCGCTCGTGCCCGTCGTGCCCGTGCGAGGGCAAGCACGAGCAGGCCTGCGTCTCCCCACGTCGACCTGGCatctctcgccgtcgtcgacctcgcatctctcgccgtcgtcgacctgacctctctcgccgtcgtcgaccgtctGCTACCCTccgccacgccgccgccccacGCCGACGTCCTGACGAGGCAGCCCTCCCTCGGCCTGCCATGGAGCTTTCCGGCAGCCGGCCCGGGGGCCTCTCGAGCGACCTCTTTCTCTACCCCGACGCGCCAATGTACGCCTTGGGCGGCTCCGTGCCCGGCGCTCGCGCGTCGTTGCTGGCGCCGACGGAATCGTCCATCGGCTGGGCTCTCACCGCcctctcgctcgccgtcctgcTGCTCTACGCCTctcacggccgcctcgtccgccttcTCCCGCCCTGGGCGCGGCcctttgccgccgaggaggctcCTCCTTGGGGCCTGAAGCGAAGGTGGTGGACGCACTGgaccctcgtcctcgccctcgtcgccctcgccggcctcgtcgtcgccgccgtgtccGCCTGCCTGCGCCCCCGACGGCCCGGAGCCTTCGTCAAGCTCGTCCCTTGGCTCTCCGTCGCCCTCATCACCGCCTCGGGTCGCCCGACCAGCACGCCTCGCATCCTCCTGCTCCAGTACTTTCTgatgctcggcgccggcttcgccGCCTACGCCgtccgcttcctcgaccacgccgtcggcgccctcgacgcctttGAGCTCGCGGGCCTCGGCctctgcctcgccgccgtcgtggccatcGGGAATATGCCGCTGCGCGATCCGTCGTGGGACGCCGAGGACATCGGCAACCCCCACCTGCCGCCCTCGCACCACGTCCGCAGCCCCGAGGACAACCTCAGCCTCTTTCGCTTCTGGTCCATGTCCTGGGTCTTCCccctcgccgatgccgcccgccgcgccgagctggccgtcgaggacgtctgGCAGCTGCCCCTCGAGTTTCAGCACACGCGCCTCTACACGGCCTTTGGCGAGCTCCGGGGCAGGCTCAtccctcgtctcgtcgaggccaacgGCCTCGATCTCGTCATCTCGacggccctcgccgtcgtcgagagggTGGCCGAGGTCACCAACATCCGCCTCACGAGCATGCTCTACGCGGCCCTGGATCGCGGCCTGACCGACGAGGCCTACTTCTGGTGCCTCGTCATGCTCTCCATCGACCTCCTCCGCCAGCTGTCcaagacgacgtcgtcgtggtACTCGCGCAAGGCCTACGAACGGTCGCGCGGCGAAACTTTCATCGGCCTCTTCGGCAAGTTGCTGACCCGTGCCGTCCCGGGCTCCGACGTGACCGAGCGGGGGCCGGCGGAGGACGACGTGCTCCCGGGGAACCCCCCCGAgtcgcgccgccgcgccgccgccggcctcctcgcgAGGTgctgcggccgccgccggagcaGGCCGCCCGTGCAGCCTCCGCACCAGCCCGCCTCCAACGCCAAGGTCGTCAACCTCGTGCGCGGGGACACGTACGAAATCTCGCAGCGCTTCTGGGACTTTCCGAAGCTCGTCGCCCAGCCCGTCAAGGTCCTCTTCACCCTCtacttcctcgtcgacatcatGGGCTGGCCCTCGaccgtcggcttcgccctCATGGCCGTCTTCCTCACCACCAActcgctcctcgtccgcgagACCATCAAGATGGAGCGCGTGAGGACGGCCCACTCCGACAAGCGCGCCCAGGCCGTCTCGCACTTTGTCGAGGCGAGCCGGCCGCTCAAGCTCAACGGCTGGACCGCCTCCTGGAGCCGCCGCATCATGCGCTTCCGCGCCCTCGAGATGCGCAAGCGCCTGCAGATggcccgcgtcgccgccgtcatctccACGACcaacgtcctcggcggcgccctctACCCCCTCGCGAGCATCTGCCTCTacaccctcgtcctccgaCGCGGCCTGCCCAACGACGTCATCTGGCCGTCGCTGCAGCTGTtcggccagctcgaggcCAGCGTCAGGGAGGCCTtcagcctcgcctcggcctaCTGGAAGGCCACCATCCCCATCGAGCGCGTCAACAGGTACATGGCCGAGCCCGACCGGGATGTGTCTCGTCCCGACGCCCGCGACGAGATGCGCGTCGAGTTCCGGAATGCCTCCTTctcctggccgtcgacgggccacGTCGTCCTCCGCGACGTGACGCTgagcctcggcgagggcctcaccgtcgtccgcggcgaggtcggcgcggGGAAGTCGAGcctcctgctcgccgccctcaaCGAGATGGAGCTCCAGGGGGGCGAGCTGCTGCGGCCCGACGCCCCCGTCGGCTACGCCCAGCAGCTCCCCTGGCTGCAGAACAAGACGATCCGGGAAAACATCCTCTTCCACCAGCCCTTTGACTCCTCGCGGTACCAAGAGGTCGTGCACGCTTGCGCCCTCGCCACggacctcgccggcttccccTACGGCGATCAgacgaagctcgaggagggcggcgtcggcttgtCGGGTGGGCAAAAGGCCCGCGTctccctcgcccgcgccgcgtACAGCTCGTGCCGGAtactgctcctcgacgaccccCTCGCGCCGCTCGACCACgacacggcgacgaccaTCGTTCGCCGCTTCCTCCGGGGGCCCTTGGCCGAGGGTCGGGTCATCGTCATGGTCACGCACCGCGACGACTTGGTCCTTCGCATCGCCGACcaggtcgtcgacatggccgacggTCGAGCCTCGGTCCTGTCCAAGGAgcaggtcgagctcgagctcgcgcaCCCGATGCACGCCCCCGTCGCGGGGCCCGGCGACAGCGAGGACGCGACGGAATCGGCGCACGAGCAGCTCCCCGAGGAGGAACACGTGCCCGGCGTCAAGGAGGCGCCCGAGGAGGCGCCCGAGACCGGCAGCGTTCCCCTGTCCGTCTACTTCGGCTACATGAGAGCCGGCGGCTGGCACATGTGGATCCTGCTCGCCCTGTTCTACGGCGTCTCTCGATGCTTGGACATTGCGAGGGCCCGGCTCCTCGAGGCCTGGGGCGGCGACACGGCCTACCCGGCGACGGCCCTGGGGGGCTACTGGGGGCTCCCCAACCCCGCCGTGCATCCCCAGGTCtggctgctcgtcctcggagcGCTCTCCCTCGGCCAGGTCGCCGCCTACGCCGTGGCCCAGCTGCTCCTGGCCAAGATCAGCGTCGACGCGGCCCAGGGGCTCTTCGAGAAGGCCATCGAGCGCGTCAGCGGCGCGACGTTTCGCTACTACGACGTGACCCCCACGGGCCAGCTCAAGAACCGGCTCATCTCGGACATGGgcatggtcgacggcggcatcctcgcgCCGCTCGAGTCGTTCGTCTACAGCCTCATAGCGCTGACGCTGAGCATGGTGGCCATAACGACGCACCAGCcccagctgctgctgctcgtcggcgccgtcgcgctGCTGTACGTGCACTTCTTCCGCTACTACGTGCCCGTGTCGCGCTCCCTCCGTCGCATGGAGATGCGCTACCTCACGCCCATCATCGCCAACATCGGCGTCATGCAGGACGGCCTCGTGACGATCCGCGCGCTCCGGGTCGAGGGGCACTTCCAGGACCGccacctcgaggccgtcgacgacttccAGAAGCAGGACCACTTCTTCTGGTCCATGGCCTTCTGGCTCGACTTTCGCCTCAgcatgtcgtcggcgtcgacgcgggcGGCCATGATCCTCTTCATGATCTGGCGCGGCACGCCGGCGAGCGCCATCGGCTTCGTCCTGACGCAGACGGTCATCGCCATGGTGTCGGTCCAGCAGCTGTGCGAGAAGTTTGCGCAGctgcagctcgacgccgtgTCCCTCGAGCGCGTCAAGGCGCTCGACCGCATCCCGATGGAgccgacgggcgacgaggatccGCCCGACGACTGGCCGCGGCCGTGCGACGACATCATATTCGAAGGCGTGTCGTTCCGCTACGCCGACGGCCTAcccgacgtgctcgacgaggtgacGTTTGAGATCCCCGGCAGGTCGACgtgcgccgtcctcggccggaCGGGGTCGGGCAAGTCGACGGTGGCCAACGCGCTGCTCGCGACGCAGACGGCGCACCAGGGCCGCGTGcgcatcggcggcaccgacCTCGCGACGGTCAGCCGCACGGCGCTGCGGAGCCGCGTCACCTTCATCCAGCAGGACCCGACGCTGTTCCCGGGCACGCTGCGCGACAACCTCGACCCCGAGGGCAAGTTCTCGGACGACGCGTGcctccgcgtcgtcggccgcgtcctcggccccaTCTGGCGGCTCGACTCAGCCATCGATGCGGGCGGCAAGAACCTGAGCCAGGGGGAgcgccagctcgtcggcatcggccgggCTGTGCTGCGACGGAGCGggctcgtcatcctcgacgaggcgacggcatccatcgaccggcggacggcggcgctcaTGCAGCGGATCCTGCGCGAAGAGCTCGCCGAGAGCACCGTCATCACCATCGCGCACCGGCTggaggcggtcgaggatgCCACCTGGCGCCTGCGGCTGGAGCGCGGCAAGGTGGTCGAGTGCGGACCAGCGGCGGGCGAGTCGGCGTCGCGATAG